From the genome of Glycine max cultivar Williams 82 chromosome 2, Glycine_max_v4.0, whole genome shotgun sequence, one region includes:
- the LOC100809629 gene encoding acidic leucine-rich nuclear phosphoprotein 32-related protein isoform X2, with translation MRHRISYLMDEIWERAVETALDGEKDHAAARTLTLDGAVKCVQGRLPPPSLLERFQNLQHLSIANVGVSSLEQFPRLRNLQKLNLSDNRIASGLEFLVQAGLDSLRDLDLSNNRIQYIEDLAPLAQLKLVSLDLYECPVTRVKDYRSRVFGLIKSLKYLDKMDAEENERPESDDEEEDEEEEEEEDDPGSGEIDGGEEDRPFGINNGHSEGADGVVDADDEEESDADEEETESSRRMVVNGEGHRENGLGVAPVEGDDVEEEDDEDDSGEEIDEEEGDDDDVVEVHEIEDSDDEDGVEEYDEDDDDEDDDEEEEVDNDEGDFVEPERTGRLTSTEGEIDGHEQGEEDGDEDDNGETGEDEIGVEDDGDFEDDDENFCCNHRKKTMVLGILFSQLDSLMLSMLQLLM, from the exons ATGAGACATAGGATATCGTATTTGATGGACGAGATCTGGGAGAGGGCTGTGGAAACGGCGTTGGACGGCGAGAAAGACCACGCGGCCGCGCGGACGCTAACCCTAGACGGCGCCGTTAAGTGCGTCCAGGGGCGGTTACCCCCGCCTAGCCTTCTGGAGCGGTTCCAGAACCTGCAGCACCTCTCAATAGCAAACGTCGGCGTTTCGTCGCTGGAGCAGTTTCCCCGGCTGAGGAACCTGCAGAAGCTGAACCTCTCCGACAACCGGATCGCCTCCGGGCTCGAATTTCTCGTGCAGGCCGGGCTCGATTCGCTTCGCGACCTCGATTTGTCGAACAATCGGATTCAGTACATTGAGGATCTCGCGCCGCTCGCGCAGTTGAAGCTGGTGTCGCTGGATCTGTACGAGTGCCCCGTGACGCGCGTGAAGGACTATCGATCTAGGGTTTTCGGGTTGATCAAGTCGTTGAAGTACTTGGACAAGATGGACGCGGAGGAGAACGAGAGGCCCGAGAGTGACGACGAGGAGGAggatgaggaggaggaggaggaagaggatgACCCTGGGAGCGGCGAGATTGACGGCGGTGAGGAGGATCGGCCCTTTGGGATTAACAATGGGCACAGTGAGGGTGCTGATGGCGTTGTCGATGCTGATGATGAGGAGGAGAGTGACGCGGATGAGGAGGAGACGGAGTCGTCGAGGCGGATGGTTGTTAATGGAGAGGGCCATCGGGAGAATGGTCTTGGGGTTGCGCCAGTGGAGGGGGACGATGTTGAGGAGGAAGATGATGAGGATGATTCTGGTGAGGAGATTGATGAGGAGGAGggggatgatgatgatgtggtGGAGGTTCATGAGATTGAGGATAGTGATGATGAGGATGGAGTGGAGGAGTATGATGAGGACGATGATGATGAGGACGACGATGAGGAAGAAGAGGTGGATAACGACGAGGGTGATTTTGTGGAGCCTGAGAGAACCGGGAGGTTGACGAGTACTGAGGGTGAGATTGATGGGCATGAGCAGGGGGAAGAGGATGGGGATGAGGATGATAATGGGGAGACTGGGGAGGATGAGATTGGGGTTGAAGATGATGGAGACTTTGAAGATGACGATGAA aATTTTTGCTGTAATCACAGGAAGAAGACTATGGTGCTGGGTATCTTGTTCAGCCAGTTGGACAGTCTGATGCTGTCAATGCTGCAGTTGCTGATGTAG
- the LOC100809629 gene encoding acidic leucine-rich nuclear phosphoprotein 32-related protein isoform X1 has protein sequence MRHRISYLMDEIWERAVETALDGEKDHAAARTLTLDGAVKCVQGRLPPPSLLERFQNLQHLSIANVGVSSLEQFPRLRNLQKLNLSDNRIASGLEFLVQAGLDSLRDLDLSNNRIQYIEDLAPLAQLKLVSLDLYECPVTRVKDYRSRVFGLIKSLKYLDKMDAEENERPESDDEEEDEEEEEEEDDPGSGEIDGGEEDRPFGINNGHSEGADGVVDADDEEESDADEEETESSRRMVVNGEGHRENGLGVAPVEGDDVEEEDDEDDSGEEIDEEEGDDDDVVEVHEIEDSDDEDGVEEYDEDDDDEDDDEEEEVDNDEGDFVEPERTGRLTSTEGEIDGHEQGEEDGDEDDNGETGEDEIGVEDDGDFEDDDEEEDYGAGYLVQPVGQSDAVNAAVADVDGGNDDGEEKDEVDDDDEDDVQVLPPPESSHLKRKRDDDEEDEDSDNDDDEDVVAFTKSPKKHH, from the exons ATGAGACATAGGATATCGTATTTGATGGACGAGATCTGGGAGAGGGCTGTGGAAACGGCGTTGGACGGCGAGAAAGACCACGCGGCCGCGCGGACGCTAACCCTAGACGGCGCCGTTAAGTGCGTCCAGGGGCGGTTACCCCCGCCTAGCCTTCTGGAGCGGTTCCAGAACCTGCAGCACCTCTCAATAGCAAACGTCGGCGTTTCGTCGCTGGAGCAGTTTCCCCGGCTGAGGAACCTGCAGAAGCTGAACCTCTCCGACAACCGGATCGCCTCCGGGCTCGAATTTCTCGTGCAGGCCGGGCTCGATTCGCTTCGCGACCTCGATTTGTCGAACAATCGGATTCAGTACATTGAGGATCTCGCGCCGCTCGCGCAGTTGAAGCTGGTGTCGCTGGATCTGTACGAGTGCCCCGTGACGCGCGTGAAGGACTATCGATCTAGGGTTTTCGGGTTGATCAAGTCGTTGAAGTACTTGGACAAGATGGACGCGGAGGAGAACGAGAGGCCCGAGAGTGACGACGAGGAGGAggatgaggaggaggaggaggaagaggatgACCCTGGGAGCGGCGAGATTGACGGCGGTGAGGAGGATCGGCCCTTTGGGATTAACAATGGGCACAGTGAGGGTGCTGATGGCGTTGTCGATGCTGATGATGAGGAGGAGAGTGACGCGGATGAGGAGGAGACGGAGTCGTCGAGGCGGATGGTTGTTAATGGAGAGGGCCATCGGGAGAATGGTCTTGGGGTTGCGCCAGTGGAGGGGGACGATGTTGAGGAGGAAGATGATGAGGATGATTCTGGTGAGGAGATTGATGAGGAGGAGggggatgatgatgatgtggtGGAGGTTCATGAGATTGAGGATAGTGATGATGAGGATGGAGTGGAGGAGTATGATGAGGACGATGATGATGAGGACGACGATGAGGAAGAAGAGGTGGATAACGACGAGGGTGATTTTGTGGAGCCTGAGAGAACCGGGAGGTTGACGAGTACTGAGGGTGAGATTGATGGGCATGAGCAGGGGGAAGAGGATGGGGATGAGGATGATAATGGGGAGACTGGGGAGGATGAGATTGGGGTTGAAGATGATGGAGACTTTGAAGATGACGATGAA GAAGAAGACTATGGTGCTGGGTATCTTGTTCAGCCAGTTGGACAGTCTGATGCTGTCAATGCTGCAGTTGCTGATGTAGATGGTGGAAATGATGATGGTGAAGAGAAGGATGAAGTTGATGACGACGATGAGGATGATGTTCAGGTGTTGCCTCCTCCTGAATCTTCCCACCTTAAGAGGAAGAgggatgatgatgaagaggacgaggacagtgacaatgatgatgatgaagatgtggTAGCATTCACGAAGTCACCCAAGAAGCATCATTGA